A window of Microcystis aeruginosa FD4 contains these coding sequences:
- the cax gene encoding calcium/proton exchanger — protein sequence MNIKNWIFAILLVFVPISIAGNFLHWDVTIIFLSACLAVATRSLREIVPLAAYMGKATEEIAVVVGPNLGGLLNATFGNATELILAYAALEEGLIEVVKATITGSIIGNLLLVTGLSMFFGGLRYKEQKFQPVTARLNSSSMNLAVAAILLPTTFQYTSAEIQEIALQRLSVALAAVLIFVYCLSLLFSMKTHTYLYEVGGADLDQEPGEAVSVKKPNLWLWVGILLLVTIGVAVESELLVNTLEEATSELGLTTLFTGVILLPIIGNAAEHATAVSVALKDKMDLAVSVTVGSSLQIALFVAPVLVIAGYFLGQPMALDFDPFELVAVAVAVWLTNSISNDGRSNWLEGILLVATYAVITLAFFFHPAPG from the coding sequence ATGAATATAAAAAACTGGATTTTCGCCATTTTGTTGGTTTTTGTCCCGATCTCGATCGCTGGGAATTTCCTCCATTGGGACGTGACGATCATTTTTCTGAGCGCCTGTCTGGCGGTCGCAACGCGCTCGCTACGCGAGATCGTTCCCCTGGCCGCTTACATGGGAAAGGCAACCGAGGAAATCGCCGTTGTGGTCGGTCCCAATCTCGGCGGTTTACTGAACGCCACCTTCGGCAACGCTACCGAATTAATTCTCGCCTACGCCGCCCTCGAAGAAGGTTTGATCGAGGTGGTGAAAGCGACGATTACCGGTTCGATTATCGGGAATCTGCTGCTGGTAACGGGCTTATCGATGTTTTTCGGCGGCTTACGCTATAAAGAACAGAAATTCCAGCCCGTGACCGCCCGTTTAAATTCCTCGTCGATGAATCTCGCCGTCGCGGCGATCCTCCTACCCACAACCTTTCAATACACTTCCGCCGAAATCCAGGAGATTGCCCTACAGCGTCTCTCGGTAGCGTTGGCGGCGGTATTAATTTTTGTATATTGCCTGAGTCTGCTTTTTTCGATGAAGACCCATACCTATCTTTACGAGGTGGGGGGCGCAGATCTCGATCAAGAGCCGGGAGAAGCCGTAAGCGTAAAAAAGCCGAATCTCTGGCTGTGGGTGGGGATATTACTGCTCGTGACCATCGGGGTGGCGGTCGAATCGGAATTATTAGTTAATACCCTAGAGGAAGCCACGAGCGAATTAGGATTAACGACCCTTTTCACGGGGGTGATCCTGCTGCCAATTATCGGCAACGCAGCTGAACACGCCACCGCAGTTAGCGTCGCCTTAAAAGACAAAATGGATCTAGCGGTTTCTGTCACCGTCGGTTCGAGCCTACAAATCGCACTTTTTGTTGCACCCGTCCTCGTGATTGCGGGTTATTTCCTCGGTCAGCCGATGGCTCTCGATTTCGATCCGTTTGAATTGGTCGCCGTCGCCGTCGCAGTGTGGCTGACTAACTCGATCAGTAACGACGGTCGCTCGAACTGGCTAGAGGGTATATTACTGGTGGCGACCTACGCGGTGATCACCCTCGCTTTCTTTTTTCATCCCGCACCGGGATAA
- a CDS encoding IS5 family transposase, whose amino-acid sequence MTYEQVKTLKPTEFKRLCGVYPDTFKDMVTVLKAEKVWQKKTGRPSKLSTEDQLLITLEYWREYRTYFHRGNRWGVNESTAYRIVRKVENILIKSGLFNLPRKKALLESNSEIEVIVVDVSEQEIERPKKKQKSYYSGKQGYHTLKSQIVADQKSEQVICVRCEKGRVHDFRLWKESKIRLNKEIEILGDQGYQGIQKIHQNSQIPHKKKKKEKLSKEQKKANRQLSQRRIVIEHIHRRLKIFRILSSRYRNRRRRFGLRLNLIAGIYNYELRYRQKDIS is encoded by the coding sequence ATGACTTACGAACAAGTAAAAACTTTAAAGCCAACAGAGTTCAAACGCTTGTGTGGCGTGTATCCAGATACATTTAAGGATATGGTAACAGTCCTAAAGGCAGAAAAAGTTTGGCAAAAAAAGACAGGTAGACCTAGCAAATTGAGTACGGAAGACCAACTACTAATAACATTAGAATATTGGCGAGAATATCGCACCTATTTTCATCGGGGAAATAGGTGGGGTGTTAACGAATCAACGGCGTATAGAATTGTTAGGAAAGTAGAGAATATTCTCATCAAATCAGGTCTGTTTAATCTACCCAGAAAAAAAGCCCTATTAGAAAGTAATAGTGAAATAGAAGTAATAGTGGTGGATGTGTCAGAACAGGAGATAGAAAGACCCAAAAAAAAACAGAAATCATACTATAGTGGCAAGCAGGGATACCACACATTAAAGTCGCAAATCGTTGCCGATCAAAAAAGCGAGCAGGTAATCTGTGTCCGTTGTGAGAAAGGAAGAGTCCATGATTTTCGACTGTGGAAAGAGAGCAAAATAAGGTTAAATAAGGAAATAGAAATATTAGGGGATCAAGGCTATCAAGGAATTCAGAAAATCCATCAAAACAGTCAAATTCCTCATAAAAAAAAGAAAAAAGAAAAACTAAGTAAAGAGCAAAAAAAAGCCAATCGTCAGTTATCACAACGGCGCATAGTTATAGAACATATTCATCGTCGTCTCAAAATATTTCGGATACTTTCATCAAGATACAGAAATCGCAGACGGCGATTTGGTCTGAGATTGAATTTGATTGCTGGTATCTACAATTACGAACTTCGTTACCGACAAAAGGATATATCTTGA